GAAGTTAACCGAGAGCCTATGACATACAGAAAACATGCATGGGTTGATTGGTTGATGCGCCATGGCCGTGGGTTGTCCTGGTGCATGTGTTTGCTTAAGGTGGTGATGCATATGCCTCAAGGTGGTGAGCAGAGCAACTTCTGCTGTAAGAATTTTCTGAGGATGCTTTTGAGTGTAGAATAACAAAAATTATGTACGGAGTAATTATTTTAGCATTACTAGAACTGTTAATTCATACTCCCTCTGTAGGGAGTATTATTTATTTCTTTTGTAAGACGACCACTAGTTCTAAGTGagctaatttttttgaatttttcgcCCATTATGAAGATTGTGCACTAATGAATAAACAATGTGCTCCCTTTAAACATTGTAGAGTAATTAATATGCAGCCAGAGTCAAGTATGATTTCACAATCTTGAGTAAAGCATTTGAATTTAAGCGAGTAGATATTGATCTTTGTGATCGAAGTGTGTCCATTTAATACCTCTAAACTCAACTATTTCATTCAGAATTATGGTACTTAGTGTAGCATTGTAGATTTATTTTTACACGATCAGATTACCTTTGGTATATGCAGCATGCAGCCAAACTATGCTATATATCTACAGTAGTAAATGTATCATCTTAAGAGTGTACTGAAGCTATATTATTTCGTAGCTTGAATTTAGGCTTTCTCCATGGTTAATATAAGTTATGTAAAGCAATGTTTGCCTGGAAGTGTAACTGTAATGCCATTCTTATTATTCAATGTACAGCGACGGTGCTGCTGCACTTGTGCTAGTCAGTGGGGAGTAAGCTAAGAACCTTGGCATTCAAGTTCTTGCAAGGACCAGAGGGTATGCTGACGCTGCTCAGGTAAATCTTACTTGTCTCGTCATTAATCATTGTTGGTGAAACAAATGTCATTTGAGAAATCTCAGCCCATTGTTCTTGTAATGAAGACTTTTACCAATATTATCCTTTCCCGTGCCTCGAAACTATCAACCTGGCCCAAAGAATGATCTTTTTCTTTAGGATTCATGGTTATTTTTTCTTGTTATTATGCATTACTATTGATTCATGTGCATGtgctaaaaagaaagaaaataccctATTAGATTTGGATGCAGACGCCaactaacaagttttcactttccgACGTGGGCGCAGGGGTGATCGACATGGACTACTGTGGCTTGGTGGGCGTGGTGCTCTTCAACCACTCGGAGGTGGACTTCATCATGAAGCCCGGCGACCGCGCTGCATAGATGATCGTCCAGGTCATTGCGACGCCGGAGGTCgccgaggtggaggacctcgacgccaccgtccggCGGGAGGGAGTGCTCGGATCCACCGACGTTTGAACTCCAAGCcttggtagatacatctagagaagtggtctAGTTGTTTGCATCTGATGTTAAATTTGATCTTGAGATCTCGAGTTGAGATGTTCAATGCTGTATCCATGAATGCTGCAAGTGCTAAGATGGTTTTGgaacttagtttatttgcactggacGTGTCTTGATTTCCATCCATGAAAACTGCATCtgactttaaaaaaaattctaattaGTTAGTTGTAGCGTGGGGGAAAATGTGGCGCTACTAGTACTTGGATAGTAGTAGCGTAGGTGTAAATGGGGCGCTACTAGTACTTAGATAGTAGTAGCGTAGGTGTGTGGAATAGTGGTAGCGTGGGTGACACCATGCTACTACTGACACCATGCTACTACTAACTTTTTTAGCTGTAGCGCGGGGTAAAAAACACGCTACTGTTAAaagttagctgtagcgtcgtagtaGTAGTGTGGGAACCCACGCTACTGATATGCAAAAACCTACGCTACTGGTagtgtttttcctagtagtggtgtgGGCACTATCAAATGATGAAATGGTGCGGCACATGTGTATGAATCGGGATGAAAATGCGAAGGGGTGGCTGTTTGCTATGAGCTACCACAATAAGAATTCACAGCAATGATCATCATACTCTGGGCGATTTGGTCTGAACGACGGAGGATTATTCACGAAGGAATTCTACAAACTCCGTTTGCAACACATGCGTTCATAAAGAGAGATATTACCGACTTGCAGTGCCTTTCAAAGCGGGAACCCAGACCACACGCAGCGGCAACACCAAGACCAAACTCCTGGATACCACCCGAGGAAGGACACGCAAAGATAAATGTTGATGCAGCAGTGTCCAGGTCGGGAAGTTTTGGGGCTGTAGGCGCTATTTGTCGTGACGGTTCTGGTGTCTTCTGGGGGGCATCAGCTGTGGTTTTCAGGAATATTGAGGATCCTGAGGTGCTGGAAGCGTTGGTGATTAGAGAGGCTCTATCTCTAGCAAATGACCTATATATTCATAAGATATTAGTGGCATCTGATTGCAAAATGGCGGTTGAAGCTATTCGGAGGGGATCATCGCCTCTATGTGGTGCTATTGTTCGCGAGATCAACCAAAGCTCTAGTAGTTTTTCCTCTTGTTTAATTTTACATGAGTTTAGAACCTCGAATGTCCATGCCCACAAACTAGCAAAGCATGCTTTGAGTCTAGGGATAGGTCGTCATGTTTGGTTTGGTATTCCTGGAGATCTCTTGTTCTCCCTGTAAATTGTGTGACGGTTCAATAAAGCTTCATGAGTTTgccaaaaaacagaaagaaaaaagagcAAGAATCTTGAAGCGGAAATTCAATGGCTCAAAAATCGACTTAGCCAAATTCATTTTTTAGGCGAATTACACATAGCTAAATTGAAAAAAAAAAACATATCACCGCACCAGCTCTGGAAATTAAAACATGTCACTGCTCGCAACTACCCGCTGGTCCCTGACGTGCTCTATGCCTCCACGCTCATTATTGTTTTTTGTCGCGAGGGCAATGAATCGGTGGAGGTTGCTGCCTGCCATCAAGATGGGGCGTGCGTCGACCTCACTCGGTTACACTTGGAACAATGGATGCAAGTCCAACTTGCGGCCAGGAAGCGCCGAACCAGGAGGATAACATCACTCACACCCTGCGTGCCATTGACCGTTCTTAATTTGGTTCTTCTTCAATCAACCAACCAACTCATCACTCTCATATGTTCTTTCATTGTTGCATTCTTCATATCGCCACGCAATCTCTCTAATTACCTTGGCTTCTTCtcaggctgggtgaagctttccccTAATCTCGCAACAAAATTTTGGCTTTCTTCTTTTTCATGAGATGACTGCTCTAAACACCTTTTGTGGTTAGTGTACTACTTTACGATGTGAGTAATGTTTGTTTGTGTTTAATCACATGTCAAGTGATGTCCAGATTCAGATTCTTGCGCCCCCAGATACAAGCCAAGCAGAACGGGCCTCCACAGGCCTCGTGCACAAAGCTCGATCATGGCCACAGCGGCGGCGCGGTTACTCATCGCCTGCCTCAACGTCGCCTTCTTGCTCATGGCCTTCTTCTTCTGCGTCTCGCGCCCTGCCGTGCCGCGGGATTCGGCGACGTCCATGAACGGCTGGAGCGGCGACGAGCGCGAGGGGCACGGCCATGGCGGCGGCTGCGACGGTGCTCACCGGCGGCTGGAGGTTGACAAGGACAGGTGCGGCTACGACGCCGCTACATCATCGTCAGTTGCCGGCCGGTGCTACCCGCGGGGACGGGGCTACGTCGATTACCTGTACCTGTTCTACTGCGTCTGCGGCGACGAGCACCGGGCCCTTGGGTACGCCGCGATGGCCGCGTGGCTCGCCGTGCTCTTCTACGTCCTGGGCGACACCGCGGCGGTCTACTTCTGCTCCAGCCTCGAGGGCCTCTCGCGGCTGCTCCGCCTGTCCCCGGCCGTGGCCGGCGTGACGCTCCTGTCGCTGGGCAACGGCGCGCCGGACGCGCTCTCCACCGTCGCCTCCTTCGCGTCGGGCGGCACCGGGAAGGGAGCGAGCACCGCCGTGGGGCTCAACGGCTTGCTCGGCGGCGCGCTGTTCGTGTCCTCCGCCGTGCTCGGCGTCATCTGCCTCCGCGTCGGCGGCCGCGGCGTCGCCATCGACAGAGGCAGCTTCTTCCGGGACGCGTGCTTCCTCCTcatcgccctcgccgccgtcgccgttgtCCTCGCCGCGGGCGAGGTCAGCATTTGGGGCGCCCTCGCCTTCACCTCCCTCTACCTCGTAtacgtcctcgtcgtcgtctttaTCCACGGCAGATCGCACGACGGAGAGGCAGAGGCGGCGTGGGTCGACACCACCGCCTCGTCGGAGCTCTGCAACGTCGTGGAGACGGATTTTTACCCCGACCAAGAACCGCTGCTCCCCGAAAGGGCGCCCCTCCTGCAGTACTACGCCGGCGACGCAACGAAGAAAAAGAAGGGCGTGTTCTGGTCGGCGGTGCGCGTGCTGGAGCTACCTCTGTACCTCCCGCGGCGGCTGACCATACCGGACGCGAGCGAGGAGCGGTGGAGCAAGCCGGCCGCGGTCGCCGCGGCGACCCTTTCCCCTGTCTTCCTCTCTTGCCTCTGGAGCCACGCCACCGGGAGCCcgcccctcgccctcctcctcggcggcatcgccggcctgTCCCTGGGCCTCCTCGCCTTCCTCAGCACGGAGGCTGATGCCCCGCCGACGAAATTCCTCTCGGCCTGGCTCGCCGGTGGGTTCGTCATGAGCGTGGCCTGGGAGTACGTCATCGCGAACGAGCTCCTCTCCCTTCTTGTGTCCGCCGGCCTGGTGCTGGGTGTGGATCCGGCGACGCTGGGGATGACAGTTCTAGCATGGGGCAACTCGCTGGGCGACCTCATCGCGaacgtggccgtggccgtggcggcgCGCCGCGGTGGAGCCCAGGTGGCCGTAGCAGGTTGCTACGGCGGGCCGGTGTTCAACGTCCTCGTGGGGCTGGGCCTGTCTCTGTTGCTGTCTTGCTGGGCCGGGTACCCGAAGCCCGTAGCGATACCCTGGGAGCCCAGGCTCTACCAGACGCTAGGCTGGGTGGCTGCTGGGCTTTTGTGGGCCTTCTTCATGCTCCCGAGAAGGGGCATGAAGGTGGGTAGGACACTGGGCTTTGGGCTCCTGGCCATATACTTGTGTTTCTTGTGTACTACTCCCTCCCTTTTTGCTTAATTTAAAGGGTCCAACTCAAAAGAAAGTATGAGTGGTAGAACAAATTTTGTACATTGCAAAACTGCCCAATTAGCATGTTTTTTTCTCAAAAAAGGTGTGTTTCTTGGTGCTTTATTCTGCATTAACTGCAGTGCATGCATATGTGGGCACTAAATGAGCGGGAACAGCCACATGCAGTggtcaattttattttattttaatgcaTCTTAGAATCTAAAAGGGTGATAAAAAGGAATGAAAATGGACTAGGCACATtacttggtttcatcaaatttgcCAACTCAAGCACTACAATGACCAAATGATGGTGTGAGGCAGCTCACCGTATATCGTTAGTTCACGCAATAATAGATCCATATAGAG
This region of Triticum aestivum cultivar Chinese Spring chromosome 2D, IWGSC CS RefSeq v2.1, whole genome shotgun sequence genomic DNA includes:
- the LOC123051644 gene encoding cation/calcium exchanger 1 isoform X2, producing the protein MTALNTFCDSCAPRYKPSRTGLHRPRAQSSIMATAAARLLIACLNVAFLLMAFFFCVSRPAVPRDSATSMNGWSGDEREGHGHGGGCDGAHRRLEVDKDRCGYDAATSSSVAGRCYPRGRGYVDYLYLFYCVCGDEHRALGYAAMAAWLAVLFYVLGDTAAVYFCSSLEGLSRLLRLSPAVAGVTLLSLGNGAPDALSTVASFASGGTGKGASTAVGLNGLLGGALFVSSAVLGVICLRVGGRGVAIDRGSFFRDACFLLIALAAVAVVLAAGEVSIWGALAFTSLYLVYVLVVVFIHGRSHDGEAEAAWVDTTASSELCNVVETDFYPDQEPLLPERAPLLQYYAGDATKKKKGVFWSAVRVLELPLYLPRRLTIPDASEERWSKPAAVAAATLSPVFLSCLWSHATGSPPLALLLGGIAGLSLGLLAFLSTEADAPPTKFLSAWLAGGFVMSVAWEYVIANELLSLLVSAGLVLGVDPATLGMTVLAWGNSLGDLIANVAVAVAARRGGAQVAVAGCYGGPVFNVLVGLGLSLLLSCWAGYPKPVAIPWEPRLYQTLGWVAAGLLWAFFMLPRRGMKVGRTLGFGLLAIYLCFLCTTPSLFA
- the LOC123051644 gene encoding cation/calcium exchanger 1 isoform X1, encoding MTALNTFCDSDSCAPRYKPSRTGLHRPRAQSSIMATAAARLLIACLNVAFLLMAFFFCVSRPAVPRDSATSMNGWSGDEREGHGHGGGCDGAHRRLEVDKDRCGYDAATSSSVAGRCYPRGRGYVDYLYLFYCVCGDEHRALGYAAMAAWLAVLFYVLGDTAAVYFCSSLEGLSRLLRLSPAVAGVTLLSLGNGAPDALSTVASFASGGTGKGASTAVGLNGLLGGALFVSSAVLGVICLRVGGRGVAIDRGSFFRDACFLLIALAAVAVVLAAGEVSIWGALAFTSLYLVYVLVVVFIHGRSHDGEAEAAWVDTTASSELCNVVETDFYPDQEPLLPERAPLLQYYAGDATKKKKGVFWSAVRVLELPLYLPRRLTIPDASEERWSKPAAVAAATLSPVFLSCLWSHATGSPPLALLLGGIAGLSLGLLAFLSTEADAPPTKFLSAWLAGGFVMSVAWEYVIANELLSLLVSAGLVLGVDPATLGMTVLAWGNSLGDLIANVAVAVAARRGGAQVAVAGCYGGPVFNVLVGLGLSLLLSCWAGYPKPVAIPWEPRLYQTLGWVAAGLLWAFFMLPRRGMKVGRTLGFGLLAIYLCFLCTTPSLFA